A single genomic interval of Helianthus annuus cultivar XRQ/B chromosome 6, HanXRQr2.0-SUNRISE, whole genome shotgun sequence harbors:
- the LOC110907335 gene encoding uncharacterized mitochondrial protein AtMg00860-like, giving the protein MVKDGIVLGHKISRAGIEVDRAKIRIISKLPPPNSVKPIRSFLGHAGFYHHFIRDFSKIVRPMTRLLEKDVPFDFSEECMRAFEFLKEKLVSSPIFIAPDWSLPFELMCDASDFAVGTIL; this is encoded by the coding sequence atggtgaaggatgGCATAGTTTTGGGTCATAAGATTTCACGAGCGGGTATTGAGGTCGATAGAGCTAAAATCAGAATAATTTCTAAACTTCCACCGCCGAATTCTGTGAAGCCTATTCGTAGTTTTCTTGGCCACGCAGGATTTTACCATCATTTCATCCGTGATTTTTCTAAGATCGTGAGACCTATGACCCGGTTGTTAGAGAAGGACGTTCCATTCGATTTTTCTGAGGAGTGCATGAGGGCGTTTGAGTTTCTTAAGGAAAAATTAGTGAGTTCGCCGATTTTTATCGCTCCCGATTGGAGCCTTCCTTTTGAgcttatgtgtgatgcaagtgatttCGCGGTTGGAACTATTCTATGA
- the LOC110909359 gene encoding nuclear transport factor 2: MADSAAAASQAPVSAQVVGNAFVQQYYHVLHQSSELVHRFYQDISKLGRPEEDGSMSMTTTMDAINDKILSLNYGDFRAEIRTVDAQESMNGGVSVLVTGYLTGKDDIPQNFTQSFFLAPQDKGYFVLNDMFRYVENANHHGEDHASDEDALASVTPEQVTEIVPVPENNISEQASVSADESHAEKVVPVENGDVPIEKEEEPVLKVVDEVQDSSPVEAESQTKIEKAPKKSYASIVMDMKQNGVSFSSPAPAPRKPQPKKQEQPLHNALATTVANEPAASNGDAVENGLHEEEVEGYSVYIKGLPVSATHAMLEEEFKKFGPIKPNGIQVRSNRQQGFSFGFVEFETPEAVQKAIEASPITINGKNAAVEEKRSTNSRGGNRGRFVGGRGPGFRTDGMRNRGNYGGGRGYNRGGDFGGSRNDYGNRGGGSRGGPASNRGGDGYQRDYGRVNRGDVNGTTRSTTQ; encoded by the exons ATGGCGGATTCGGCTGCAGCAGCGTCGCAGGCACCTGTATCTGCGCAAGTT GTCGGGAATGCGTTTGTTCAGCAGTATTATCATGTACTGCACCAGTCATCTGAGCTAGTTCATCGTTTCTATCAGGATATCAGTAAACTTGGTCGccccgaagaagatggttctatGAGCATGACTACTACTATGGAC GCAATCAATGACAAAATACTGTCACTTAACTACGGCGACTTCAGGGCTGAAATCAGAACCGTTGATGCACAAGAATCAATGAACGGTGGAGTCAGTGTTCTGGTAACCGGATATCTGACTGGAAAGGATGATATTCCTCAGAATTTCACACAATCATTCTTTCTTGCACCTCAAGACAAAGGCTACTTTGTGTTAAATGACATGTTCCGTTACGTTGAGAATGCTAATCATCATGGAGAAGACCATGCTTCTGATGAGGATGCACTGGCTTCTGTAACTCCCGAGCAAG TTACCGAAATTGTTCCGGTGCCAGAGAACAATATTTCTGAGCAAGCTAGTGTATCGGCAGATGAATCTCATGCAGAAAAGGTTGTTCCTGTGGAGAATGGAGACGTACCGATAGAAAAGGAGGAAGAACCAGTTCTTAAGGTTGTTGATGAAGTGCAGGATTCATCACCGGTGGAAGCTGAATCTCAGACCAAAATTGAGAAAGCACCAAAGAAGTCATATGCTTCTATT GTAATGGATATGAAGCAAAATGGTGTATCCTTTTCATCTCCAGCACCTGCACCCAGAAAACCTCAACCAAAGAAACAAGAACAACCTTTGCATAATGCTCTTGCAACTACTGTAGCTAATGAACCAGCGGCTTCCAACGGGGATGCTGTCGAAAATGGTCTTCATGAGGAAGAAG TTGAAGGTTATTCTGTGTATATCAAGGGTCTCCCAGTGAGTGCTACACATGCAATGCTGGAAGAGGAATTCAAGAAGTTTGGGCCTATTAAACCTAATGGTATCCAAGTTCGAAGCAACAGG CAACAGGGATTTTCTTTTGGTTTTGTTGAATTTGAGACACCTGAAGCAGTTCAAAAGGCCATCGAG GCTTCGCCAATCACAATCAATGGAAAAAATGCTGCTGTTGAAGAGAAGCGATCCACGAACTCTAGAG GAGGAAATCGGGGAAGATTTGTGGGTGGAAGAGGACCCGGATTCAGAACCGATGGCATGAGAAATCGTGGAAACTATGGAGGTGGCAGAGGTTACAATCGTGGCGGTGATTTTGGCGGTAGCAGGAATGATTATGGTAACAGAGGTGGTGGCAGCCGGGGAGGACCAGCTTCAAATCGCGGTGGTGATGGATATCAAAGAGACTACGGTCGTGTGAATCGTGGAGATGTTAATGGAACTACCAGAAGTACAACACAGTGA